A single window of Plasmodium reichenowi strain SY57 chromosome 12, whole genome shotgun sequence DNA harbors:
- a CDS encoding nucleus export protein BRR6, putative, producing the protein MNESENKLPLIPLKESKRFTCSDGDDDEENDTINLENNSNDLVNGFQNFLISNGSNNGSCKGTKTKKDDALIRKENFRNLNLLKKKKNFIRKDAYGSNNLVLGGLRNNSKKLSMKRKFLWNCIDQNTNVSELSYIKDFENNNSFLHENNGHHMVLYDNKFRDYYPKYIKEERGDRIRNFFVYSPDIIQRWIRVIFNIIITSLIVTLIYYIFISVREDINKKVAIQVQNVKEESNSCRKQYNAHKCGTVNLPLLNEKCEEWAKCMKTDYKLYQDISFLSAQMLGQIINTFIVQFEWKSICVIAFIFLLIFIGSNYALSIGGYRSNNDYNSTYPNLNNNYNPLNNNNNISPYPYYPFYPIMPQPINYNNSGNPNIDIPIMNCMPSQNKFYRNSSFNRNPYTNSFMNNFHHNLNENDMGTHSSPRNKDFNETYNSSKKDQKRSSKKLGFLKYLSRD; encoded by the coding sequence ATGAATGAAAGCGAAAACAAGCTGCCTCTTATTCCTTTAAAAGAATCGAAACGTTTTACATGCAGTGATGGagatgatgatgaagaaaatgacACGATAAATCTTGAAAACAATTCTAATGATTTAGTTAATGGAtttcaaaattttttaataagtAATGGTTCTAATAATGGATCATGCAAAGGGACAAAAACTAAGAAAGATGATGCTTTAataagaaaagaaaattttcgtaatttaaatttattaaaaaaaaagaagaatttTATAAGAAAAGATGCTTATGGAAGTAATAATTTAGTGTTAGGTGGTTTAAGAAATAATAGTAAAAAATTAAgtatgaaaagaaaatttttatgGAATTGTATAGATCAGAATACAAATGTATCTGAATTATCTTATATTAAGGATTTcgaaaataataattcttttctTCATGAGAATAATGGACACCATATGGTTTTgtatgataataaatttagAGATTATTATccaaaatatataaaagaagaacGTGGAGATAGAATACGTAACTTTTTTGTTTACTCACCTGATATTATACAAAGATGGATAAGagtaatatttaatattattataacatcATTAATAGTAActttaatttattatatatttatatctgtaagagaagatataaataaaaaagtagCTATACAAGTTCAAAATGTAAAAGAAGAATCAAATTCTTGTAGAAAACAATATAATGCTCATAAATGTGGTACTGTAAATTTACCTctattaaatgaaaaatgtGAAGAATGGGCTAAATGTATGAAAACTgattataaattatatcaagatatatcatttttatctgCTCAAATGTTAGGacaaattattaatacatttattgTACAATTTGAATGGAAAAGTATATGTGTAATTgcttttatatttcttttaatttttattggTAGTAACTATGCTTTATCAATTGGGGGTTATAGATCTAATAACGATTATAACTCTACATATCcaaatttaaataataattataatcctcttaataataataataatatatctcCATATCCTTATTATCCTTTCTATCCTATAATGCCACAACcaattaattataataattcagGGAATCCAAATATTGACATTCCTATTATGAATTGTATGCCATCtcaaaataaattttatagaAATAGTAGCTTTAATAGAAATCCATATACTAATAgttttatgaataatttccatcataatttaaatgaaaatgatatgGGCACACACTCATCTCCAAGAAATAAAGACTTTAACGAGACTTACAATTCGTCAAAAAAAGATCAAAAAAGGAGTTCCAAAAAATTGGGATTCTTAAAATATCTCTCGAGGGATTAA
- a CDS encoding DNA gyrase subunit A, putative, which produces MSFKFSIVFVLYLLFLLKFNKRFIFLKSEKITSYINTQIPNYCSSPPFFLKKEATNNIKKCYFIKRKGYRNIGTKNASNVFVLNFKSNRSTYRDNAFSCASLCSEKKERKKVQDPYDLKAKKKEKTYELNDIKNNEKKKDNIVNASNDVTNDKLDNINNNINESRKLIKGEYYDVEICEILSKSFLSYANFLILNRCLCDYRDGLKTVQRRIIWSMYEINKGIDKKGYKKCARIVGEVIGKYHPHGDKSVYDALVRLAQKHHNNNLLIKGYGNFGSVEYNAAAMRYTEAKISSFCYDILLDEINDENVEYIKNFDGNEREPKVLCSKIPLLLINGCSGIAVSILSSIPCHNLIDVANCCINFLINENIRDDELFHIIKGPDFSTGGIIISKYDILKNIYNSGKGNFEIRSNVFFEYINNDKKVITKHINDLSSIENSDIDKLTKKIIIKNLPPNVKPNELIENIINLLNDKKNEHDNILLRIRDESEKEDMRIVLELKKHSQIEQIHNFLSYLFKYTNIQISYHCNFVCIGYENTYTQFSLKSFIKLWCNNRIKFIKKNYEIKNKNLEKQLNIIDLYLIIQNKILDIITFFQKNQNIEQIQLYLKNNFKLNPEQIKYILSIKLQKLINIKNIDFISQRNKIMHQIKLNDEIINNVQNIKNLIIQELIYIKNKYGIHNLNKQCIIPSTPKYKYSYINSEYHPNCFKNKQIIDTYNRVSTNDNNINHNNYTHDLRSTDNVTKDKNVVETNLHKNIHISSDISNNIKNSDKNSYVTKNQDSDNIMPYRNTYIDSLDNNMKDIYNNDEVLILITYGGYIKKIKINEKLKNHSNNIIKLSNVKYILKENEEKLNENNKRLKFNDLQKGNEQEKYKDKEQKQNNDIDHNINIQNNDNNNNDNNNNDNNNNNDNNNNDNNNVLLLNEEEYNSYKIKKSILVRNRDKILLTDNYNKAFLLNVYDLHLSSYDSKGTPINQIIHSSKNITGITKFEENKKYLIVCSENGKMKVINNDVFLKRKKKGIKLFKNKKNIYFSYCNFNDNCIVGTKNGYIIQFPLSSFKISKKNSLGNKCISLSKNDKVVDLLSYENNEKNMKNYKIIFVTKNGFGKMINLNELKIQKKKGKGHRIMKFKKSKTRKDNKKDIEKKQNIAINNKDKDKHKDKDIPSNNDDNNILHNTKVDEFLGFKLYDMNKQNEKDILVMITDHAVLIRKNMSLLKEKNKKHSSQIYAKMNKINQLVYFDII; this is translated from the coding sequence atgtcGTTTAAATTTTCCATTGTTTTTGTTctgtatttattatttttattgaaatttaataagaggtttatttttttaaaaagtgaaaaaattacaagttatataaatacacaAATCCCGAATTATTGTAGCAGCcctcctttttttttaaaaaaagaggctacaaataatattaaaaaatgttattttataaagaGAAAGGGGTATAGGAATATAGGCACAAAAAATGCGTCAAATGTGTTTGTTTTAAATTTCAAGAGTAATCGTTCAACATATAGAGACAATGCTTTTAGTTGTGCATCTTTGTGTTCTGAAAAGaaggaaagaaaaaaggTCCAAGATCCTTATGATCTGAAGGCGAAGAAGAAAGAAAAGACATATgaattaaatgatataaaaaataatgaaaaaaaaaaagataatatagTTAATGCATCTAATGATGTAACAAATGATAAATtggataatataaataataatataaatgaaagTCGAAAACTTATCAAAGGTGAATATTATGATGTTGAAATTTGTGAAATATTATCAAAGAGTTTTTTATCTTATGcgaattttttaatattaaatagaTGTTTATGTGATTATCGTGATGGACTAAAAACTGTACAAAGGCGTATAATATGGAGCATgtatgaaataaataaaggtattgataaaaaaggatataaaaaatgtgcTAGAATTGTTGGTGAAGTTATAGGTAAATATCATCCACACGGTGATAAGAGTGTATATGATGCTTTAGTTAGGTTAGCTCAAAAgcatcataataataatttgttaATAAAAGGTTATGGTAATTTTGGTTCTGTTGAATATAATGCTGCAGCTATGAGATACACTGAAGCTAAAATATCTAGTTTTTgttatgatatattattagatgaaataaatgatgaaaatgtTGAATACATAAAGAATTTTGATGGGAATGAAAGAGAACCTAAAGTCTTATGTAGTAAGATtccattattattaataaatggTTGTTCTGGTATTGCTGTAAGTATATTAAGTAGTATACCTTGTCATAATTTAATTGATGTTGCAAATTGttgtattaattttttaataaatgaaaacaTTAGAGATGATGAgttatttcatataataaaaggaCCTGATTTTTCAACTGGTGgtattattataagtaaatatgatatattaaagaatatatataatagtgGTAAGGGGAATTTTGAAATAAGAAGTAATgtattttttgaatatataaacaatgATAAAAAAGTTATTACAAAACATATTAATGATTTATCATCTATAGAAAATTCGGATATAGATAAAttgacaaaaaaaataattataaaaaatttaccCCCCAATGTAAAACCAAATGAACtaatagaaaatattattaatttattaaatgataaaaaaaatgaacatgataatatattattaagaaTTAGAGATGAAAGTGAAAAAGAGGATATGAGAATAGTTCTTGAATTAAAAAAGCATAGTCAAATTGAACAGATACATAACTtcttatcatatttatttaaatatactAATATTCAAATTAGTTATCATTGTAATTTTGTTTGTATAGGTTATGAAAATACGTATACCCAATTTTCATTAAaatcttttataaaattatggTGTAATAATCgtataaaatttattaaaaagaattatgaaataaaaaataagaatttagaaaaacaattaaatattattgatCTATATCtaattatacaaaataaaatacttGATATTATAACcttttttcaaaaaaatcaaaatattgaacaaatacaattatatttaaaaaataatttcaaACTTAACCCTGaacaaattaaatatatactatctataaaattacaaaaattaatcaatattaaaaatatagattTTATAAGTcaaagaaataaaataatgcaccaaattaaattaaatgatgaaattataaataatgttcaaaatattaaaaatcTTATAATACaagaattaatatatatcaaaaacAAATATGGTATCCATAATTTAAACAAACAATGTATAATTCCATCAACAccaaaatataaatattcatatattaatagtGAATATCATCCTAattgttttaaaaataaacaaatcATAGATACATATAATAGGGTATCTacaaatgataataatataaatcaCAACAATTATACACATGATCTTCGTAGTACGGATAATGTAACAAAGGATAAAAATGTAGTAGAAACaaatttacataaaaatatacatatatctAGTGATATATcgaataatataaaaaatagtGATAAAAATAGTTATGTTACAAAAAATCAAGATagtgataatattatgCCTTATagaaatacatatattgATTCATTAGATAATAACATGAaagatatttataataatgatgaagTGCTGATTTTAATTACATATGGAGggtatattaaaaaaattaaaattaatgaaaaattgaaaaatcactcaaacaatataataaaattatcaaatgtgaaatatattttaaaagaaaatgaagaaaaattaaatgaaaataataagcgcctaaaatttaatgatttacaaaaaggaaatgaacaggaaaaatataaggataaggaacaaaaacaaaataatgacattgatcataatataaatatacaaaataatgataataataataatgataataataataatgataataataataataatgataataataataatgataataataatgtattattattaaatgaagaggaatataatagttataaaataaaaaaaagtattcTTGTAAGAAATAGggataaaatattattaacagataattataataaagcATTTCTCTTAAATGTTTATGATTTACATCTATCGTCATATGATTCTAAAGGTACACCAATTAATCAAATAATTCACTCATCCAAAAATATTACTGGTATAACAAAAtttgaagaaaataaaaaatatttaattgtGTGTAGTGAAAATGGAAAAATGAAAGTTATCAATAATGATGTATTTctaaaaaggaaaaaaaaaggtatcaagctatttaaaaataaaaaaaatatttattttagTTATTGTAATTTTAATGATAATTGTATAGTAGGAACCAAAAATGGGTATATCATACAATTCCCATTAAGTAGTTTTAAAATATCAAAGAAAAATTCCTTAGgaaataaatgtattagcctttcaaaaaatgataaagtagttgatttattatcatatgaaaataatgaaaaaaacatgaaaaattataaaatcaTATTCGTAACTAAAAATGGATTTGGAAAAATGATTAATTTGaatgaattaaaaattcaaaaaaaaaaaggaaaaggaCATAGAATCAtgaaatttaaaaaatcgAAAACAAGAAAGGATAACAAAAAggatatagaaaaaaaacaaaacattgcaattaataataaggatAAGGATAAACATAAAGATAAAGATATACCAtcaaataatgatgataataatattttacataataCTAAAGTGGATGAATTTTTAGGTTtcaaattatatgatatgaacaaacaaaatgaaaaagatataCTTGTTATGATTACCGACCATGCTGTActtataagaaaaaatatgtcTTTATTAAAAGAGAAGAATAAAAAACACTCTTCTCAAATTTATGcaaaaatgaataaaataaatcagTTGGTTTATTTTGACATAATATga
- a CDS encoding phospholipid-transporting ATPase, putative: MVDDEELRKLRFLLSNKGGRIKYFFSYIFYKLFSHIYNKKNKKRERFVNIHGRTFPNFFCDNKIKSTKYTILTFIPLFLFYQFADFLNLFYLCVSLLQIIPIFNTGYVFTFVAPLLFIIFISLINEVVDDLKRFIKDLENNNEIYYSLLENGNFQKIYSKDIRVGDIILIKSKQRVPADCILLRNLNKNEESNFKVEEKRFFNCFRWNKSNNVYNKINKSYYHFNKNIDNELIDDRYNESNNNCSETSNNLLFSENEKSQKKGKKKQKKKLMLGDNNTNMNDFNFNPNDQNNNMSKQLKKKKKRKKKNNKSKKNININETTNETANYTYVKTDKIDGETDWKIKYPINIFQNLKRLKDFFTIDILFILEQPKNDIYKIEGSFVIFKYNPYGDFKTTENNNHSLNDNQLLNYSFDMVKEDQGRVQDDEDVDEDDYDDDDDDDEDDDEDDDDDDDDEDDDEEDDEENEEDNEEDEEVNIPNNEKNDTQNLDDKKSVRRIFDTKNNTYSYGDDDQVQNEKKKKNLDRGYLNLEEKDTDYAYNKKEKKKEMVTFIDVEKGNNERTINLNKKRNSVNTTGNRSSYVNDGKMCNVFNNEDNFNFYNVNYRKKLNYDNFILFNSVITSSDVICLVIYTGSDTRVNMSTQISKIKRGMIDEKLNLITLFLFIILTIFSIYMCSVKLNNLWYLNFIRFMLLFSSVIPISLSVNLNIAKIYYTLLIQRDKEVESTIIKNSGIIENFGDIDYIFTDKTGTLTENVMVLKVIHIGFDVIHAENEKTSIQGNNMETKQKGNYNKKMLSYNLDDMNEDVDDTSIYLASSNYSKHDRRNKNLRNGELASFSYEMENTSNINNNNNNTKLRNYTKSNHHHNNISDNELYDEKNYNDDQRSLSNYSDTSYGDVHLKNYKQNNMILNQNMGQNRNETLTKNNNNNNNNNNNNNNNNNNNNNNMSLEKKKKKVEKMVDEFLKYKSDPLDYYNDNIDDFEYLKRHRVFQTFLSFLICNNIRTLTKESSNKEKEKTKKKKERKEKDFQKNLYYILKVNRKKKNMQKNKKENNSDNVKSSTQNKKKKHFSSNSSEDSETFSHSDVSYQCSSPDELAFLKYATNCGFILKKKTASKIEIKYKNIMLEYDILLHIPFSSETKRMSIFVRNVKNRNIYFFIKGADNVLIKKCHEKYKTFIYEESDHLSNIGLRVLVHGCLNIEEQFFHNFSALYNKNKDVKGQLENILEYVEKNIKVLAITGVEDKLQEGVGKTIEMLYNSGIKVWVLTGDKIETAICICKNANIKKKKHNIYIFRHENIKSTSNLIREFNSILHNIESYVLFFDNIIIQNCIKYIPNAFVDFAANARAVVCCRCSPIEKKEIAVLIKTIKKKKILCIGDGGNDVAMIQSADIGIGVLGKEGKQVVHDSDIIVSKFKNIKKLILYYGNNTFLQTSSLCSFLIHRGFILTYLQFIYSYIFFSIPVSIFQGWLQIGYTTYYTTAPFLSLLLDIKIKKNLIYLYPEIYKNKKHKRKLDLKSFFIIVWISIFQGTVVMLGALKLFNDNYNNLINISFSSLIVLEIMNIHLEVESWHPLMISANICSFIVYIFSMFILRNYFDIMQIMSVMFWYKVILIVIFAWLPFFIIKKVKNIITPSQFFKLA; the protein is encoded by the exons atggtTGATGATGAGGAGTTAAGAAAATTACGCTTTCTTCTGAGTAATAAAGGAGGAAGAATaaagtattttttttcgtatatattttataaactGTTTAgtcacatatataataagaagaaTAAGAAGAGAGAAAGATTTGTGAATATACATGGGAGGACTTTTccaaattttttttgtgatAATAAGATAAAGAGTACTAAATATACCATATTAACATTTATAccattatttttattttatcagTTTGCTGactttttaaatttattttatttatgtgtatCTTTGTTACAAATAATTCCTATATTTAACACAGGTTATGTATTTACATTTGTAGCtccattattatttattatctttattagTTTAATAAATGAAGTAGTAGATGATTTAAAAAGATTTATCAAAgatttagaaaataataacgaaatatattattcacTTTTAGAAAATGGTAATTtccaaaaaatatattcgAAGGATATAAGAGTAGGAGATATAATTTTGATTAAATCAAAACAAAGAGTACCAGCTGattgtattttattaagAAACTTAAATAAGAACGAAGAATCTAATTTTAAGGTTGAAGAAAAAAGATTTTTTAACTGTTTCAGATGGAATAAAAGCAATaatgtttataataaaataaataaaagttattatcattttaataaaaatattgataatgAATTAATTGATGATAGATATAACgaatcaaataataattgtagTGAAACAAGTAATAACTTATTATTTAgtgaaaatgaaaaatctcaaaaaaaaggaaaaaaaaaacaaaagaaaaaattaatgtTAGGTGATAACAATACGAATATGAAtgattttaattttaatcctaatgatcaaaataataatatgagtaaacaactaaaaaaaaagaaaaaaagaaaaaagaaaaataataaaagtaaaaaaaatataaatataaatgaaacAACTAATGAAACGGcaaattatacatatgtcAAAACAGATAAAATTGATGGAGAAACTGATTGGAAAATTAAATATCcaattaatatattccaGAATTTAAAAAGATTAAAGGATTTTTTTACAATTGATATCCTATTTATATTAGAACAACcaaaaaatgatatttataaaattgaaGGATCctttgttatttttaagTATAATCCTTATGGAGATTTTAAAACGActgaaaataataatcacAGTTTGAATGATAACCAACttttaaattattcttTTGATATGGTAAAAGAGGATCAAGGTAGGGTTCAAGATGACGAAGATGTCGACGAAGATgattatgatgatgacgatgatgatgatgaagacGATGATGAAGAcgatgatgatgatgatgatgatgaagacGATGATGAGGAAGATGATGAggaaaatgaagaagataATGAGGAAGATGAAGAAGTGAATATCCCcaataatgaaaaaaatgatacaCAAAATTTGGACGATAAAAAATCTGTAAGAAGGATTTTtgatacaaaaaataataccTATTCATATGGAGATGATGACCAAgtacaaaatgaaaaaaaaaaaaaaaatctaGATAGAGGATATCTGAAtttagaagaaaaagatacCGATTATGcatataacaaaaaagaaaagaaaaaagaaatggTAACATTTATTGATGTGGAAAAAGGTAATAATGAACGAACTATAAAtcttaataaaaaaaggaatagTGTTAATACTACTGGTAATAGAAGTTCATATGTAAATGATGGGAAAATGTGTAATGTAtttaataatgaagataattTTAACTTTTACAATGTTaattatagaaaaaaattgaattatgataattttatattatttaattcagTAATAACAAGTTCAGATGTAATTTGTTTAGTTATATATACAGGAAGTGACACAAGAGTAAATATGAGTACACAAATtagtaaaataaaaagagGAATGATtgatgaaaaattaaatttaataacattattcttatttattatattgaCAATTTTctctatatatatgtgttctgttaaattaaataatttatggTATCTAAATTTCATACgttttatgttattattttcttcagTTATACCAATATCATTAAGTgttaatttaaatatagcaaaaatttattataccTTACTTATACAAAGAGATAAAGAAGTAGAATCAActataattaaaaatagtGGAATTATTGAAAACTTTGGAGATATTGATTATATCTTTACGGATAAAACAGGAACACTAACAGAAAATGTTATGGTGCTTAAAGTTATACATATAGGTTTTGATGTTATACATGcagaaaatgaaaaaacTTCCATACAAGGTAATAATATGGAAACCAAACAAAAAGggaattataataaaaagatgttatcatataatttgGATGATATGAATGAAGATGTTGATGATAcatctatatatttagcTTCATCGAATTATTCTAAACATGatagaagaaataaaaatttaagaAATGGAGAATTAGCATCATTTTCATACGAAATGGAAAATACtagtaatataaataataataataataatacaaaattaCGTAATTACACAAAATCAaatcatcatcataataatattagtGATAACGAATTATATGATgagaaaaattataatgatgatcAACGTTCTTTGTCTAATTATTCTGATACAAGTTATGGAGATgtacatttaaaaaattataaacaaaataatatgatattaaATCAAAATATGGGTCAAAATAGAAATGAAACATTAAccaaaaataataataataataataataataataataataataacaataacaataataataataataacaatatgtctttagaaaagaaaaaaaaaaaagtagaAAAGATGGTTGatgaatttttaaaatataaatctGATCCATTagattattataatgataatattgacgattttgaatatttaaaaagacATCGTGTTTTTCAAACATTCTTATCATTTcttatatgtaataatattagaaCCTTAACAAAAGAAAGTAGTaacaaagaaaaagaaaaaacaaaaaaaaagaaagaacGAAAAGAAAAGGATTTCCAGAAAAAcctatattatatattaaaagtaaataggaaaaaaaaaaatatgcagaaaaataaaaaagaaaataattcaGACAATGTCAAATCAAGTacacaaaataaaaaaaaaaaacatttcTCATCAAATAGTTCAGAAGATTCTGAGACGTTTTCACATTCGGATGTTAGCTATCAATGTTCTTCTCCTGACGAATTAGCTTTCTTAAAATATGCAACTAATTGTGGTTTTATattgaaaaagaaaactGCTAGCAAAATAGAaatcaaatataaaaatatcatgttagaatatgatatattattacatatacCATTTTCTTCAGAAACTAAAAGAATGAGTATCTTTGTTAGAAATGTcaaaaatagaaatatctattttttcattaaagGAGCAGATAATgtattaattaaaaagtgccatgaaaaatataaaacgtttatatatgaagaaaGTGATCATTTGTCAAATATAGGACTTAGAGTTTTAGTTCATGGTTGTTTAAATATTGAGGAACAATTTTTCCACAATTTCTCGGCGCTgtataataagaataagGACGTCAAGGGTCAGTTGGAGAATATTCTGGAATATGTGGAAAAGAACATTAAAGTTTTGGCAATAACAGGAGTTGAAGATAAATTGCAGGAG GGAGTTGGAAAAACTATTGAAATGCTTTATAATAGTGGAATAAAGGTTTGGGTACTAACAGGAGATAAAATTGAAACAGccatatgtatatgtaaGAATGCGAACATTAAGAAGAAGAAGcacaatatatatatattcagacatgaaaatattaagaGTACTTCAAATTTAATTAGGGAATTTAATTCtattttacataatatagAATCATACGTGTTATTctttgataatattattatacaaaattGTATTAAGTATATACCTAATGCATTTGTGGACTTTGCAGCCAATGCACGTGCAGtg GTTTGTTGCCGATGTAGCCCTATTGAAAAGAAAGAAATCGCAGTTTTGATCAAAAcaataaagaagaaaaaaatcCTATGTATTGGAGATGGTGGTAATGATGTTGCTATGATACAGTCAGCAGATATCGGTATTGGTGTTTTAGGAAAAGAAGGAAAACAGGTTGTTCACGATAGTGATATTATTGTTTCCAAGtttaaaaatatcaaaaaattaattctttattatgGAAATAATACCTTCTTACAGACTTCTTCTTTATGCTCCTTTTTAATTCATAGAGgatttatattaacataCCTGCAGTTTATTTAcagttatatatttttcagTATACCTGTGTCCATTTTTCag GGGTGGTTACAAATCGGATATACCACTTATTATACGACTGCACCATTTTTATCACTATTGTTGGatataaagataaagaaaaatctaatatatttatacccagaaatatataagaacAAGAAACATAAGAGGAAGCTCGATTTAAAGTCTTTCTTTATAATTGTGTGGATATCAATTTTTCAAGGAACCGTTGTTATGCTAGGGGCGTTAAAATTGTTTAATGATAATTACAACaatttgataaatatatctttttcttctttaatAGTATTAGAAATTATGAACATACATTTAGAAGTCGAGTCATG GCATCCGTTAATGATTTCAGCAAATATTTGTTCTTTTATTGTGTATATATTCTCCATGTTTATATTGAGAAACTACTTTGATATTATG cAAATTATGTCTGTCATGTTTTGGTATAAAGTCATTTTGATAGTTATCTTTGCTTGGTTACCattctttataattaaaaaagttaaaaatattattaccCCATCACAGTTTTTCAAGCTTGCTTAA